One Callospermophilus lateralis isolate mCalLat2 chromosome 6, mCalLat2.hap1, whole genome shotgun sequence genomic region harbors:
- the Adgrf1 gene encoding adhesion G-protein coupled receptor F1, which translates to MRAGVLWLISFFTVFKGHCSFLEQRNDGIKTKRVLSVEKAVPDQEYELLLQVTYRDSKEKRELESLLKQLKAPSTCLSAPMEIIRVKTTTYCSSLNGILQCACEDSHTWFPPSCLDPQHCYLHTTGSLPSCECHFSNLSQSINFCERAKIWGTFQINKNFTKDLLNSSSDKYSKYTTAIKEKLTEVYKEIQGFESVEVTQFREGSIVVGYEVIGSSSSSELLSAVEQVAMKAEASLGQLFLLENGSFMVFGKVQCNSIFFGFGSKNDEYTLPCSSGYTGNVTAKCQPSGWQVIRESCVLSQLEELQKNFSLIANSATEMDMSSLVQNLSVIIQQNPSTTAGNLASVVSILGNISFLSMAKNFKVSNLTLENVINIADHILNSSSITNWTILLQEEKDVSSQLLRTLENISILVPSTALPLDFSRDFINWKGIPVTESQYEQGYNYQIEMFKKNTSIPIRGHVLIGPGQFQKPLPETIINMASLTFGNILPITQNENVQVNGPVISTVIPNYSISEISLIFSKIESNLRKPHCVFWDFSHLRWDSGGCHLVNESLDMVTCQCTHLTSFSMLMSRFVPSAIVPAVNWITYVGLGISMGSLTLCLIIEALFWKQIKKSQTSHTRHICMVNIALSLLIADVWFIVAATVDTTINPSRVCTAAVFFTHFFYLSLFFWMLLLGLLLAYRIILVFHHMAMTLMMAIGFCVGYGCPLIISVITLAVTQPSNNYKSKDVCWLNWSDESKPLLAFVVPALTIVAMNLVVVLLVLSKLWRPAIGERLNQDDKATFIRMGKSLLILTPLLGLTWGFGIGTMVDGRNPAWHVLFALLNAFQGFFIFCFGILLDSKLRQLLCHNLSPLSSWMQALKQNSSEISSKPNRSKRYSVQNKGNNAISHKGDSSNNIMLTQFLSTEEGAVS; encoded by the exons ATGAGAGCTGGAGTGTTGTGGCTCATCTCTTTCTTCACTGTCTTTAAGGGCCACTGCAGCTTCCTTG aaCAGAGAAATGATGGCATCAAAACAAAAAGAGTACTCAGTGTGGAAAAGGCAG TCCCAGATCAGGAATATGAGCTGTTGCTTCAGGTGACCTACAGAGATTCCAAAGAGAAAAGAGAGTTGGAGAGTCTTCTGAAGCAACTGAAGGCTCCATCAACCTGCTTGTCAGCACCAATGGAGATCATCAGGGTGAAGACCACAACGT ATTGTAGCAGCCTGAATGGGATCCTACAGTGTGCCTGCGAAGACAGCCACACCTGGTTTCCTCCCTCATGTCTCGATCCCCAGCACTGCTATCTTCACACAACTGGATCTCTCCCGAGCTGTGAATGTCACTTCAGCAACCTCAGCCAGAGCATCAATTTCTGTGAGAGAGCAA AGATTTGGGGCACTttccaaattaataaaaattttacaaAAGACCTTTTAAATTCATCTTCTGATAAATACTCCAAATATACAACTGCCATTAAAGAAAAA CTTACAGAAGTATACAAAGAAATTCAAGGTTTTGAGTCAGTGGAGGTTACCCAATTTCG AGAGGGAAGCATTGTTGTTGGATATGAAGTGATTGGCTCAAGCAGCTCCTCTGAGCTGCTGTCAGCTGTGGAACAGGTGGCTATGAAggcggaggccagcctgggccagcTGTTTCTGCTGGAAAACGGATCCTTCATGGTGTTTGGAAAAG TCCAGTGTAACAGCATTTTCTTTGGATTTGGGTCTAAGAATGATGAATATACCCTGCCCTGTAGCAGCGGCTACACTGGAAATGTCACAGCCAAGTGCCAGCCCTCTGGATGGCAGGTCATCAGGGAGTCCTGTGTGCTCTCTCAGCTGGAAGAACTGCAGAAG aatttcagCCTGATTGCAAACAGCGCTACAGAGATGGACATGTCATCTCTGGTGCAAAATCTTTCGGTCATCATTCAGCAAAATCCATCAACTACAGCTGGAAATCTGGCTTCTGTGGTGTCAATTCTGGGAAATATTTCATTCCTGTCAATGGCAAAGAATTTCAAGGTGTCTAATTTGACGTTGGAG AATGTCATCAATATAGCTGATCATATTCTTAATTCATCATCAATAACTAATTGGACAATTTTATTGCAAGAAGAAAAGGATGTCAGCTCACAGCTACTGAGAACATTGGAAAACATCAGCATTCTGGTACCTTCAACTGCTCTGCCTCTGGATTTTTCTCGAGATTTCATTAACTGGAAAGGGATTCCAGTGACCGAAAGTCAGTATGAACAGGGTTATAACTATCAAATTGAAATGTTCAAAAAAAATACCTCCATTCCTATCAGAGGCCATGTGTTAATTGGACCAGGCCAGTTCCAGAAGCCCCTTCCAGAAACTATCATCAATATGGCTTCATTGACCTTTGGAAACATTCTGCCCATtacccaaaatgaaaatgttCAGGTCAACGGGCCTGTGATATCCACAGTTATCCCAAACTATTCCATAAGTGAAATTTCCCTGATATTCTCTAAGATAGAGTCAAATCTGAGAAAGCCTCATTGTGTGTTTTGGGATTTCAGTCATTTGCGATGGGACAGTGGAGGCTGCCACCTAGTAAATGAAAGTCTAGATATGGTGACGTGTCAATGTACTCACCTGACCTCCTTCTCCATGCTGATGTCACGCTTTGTCCCCTCTGCGATTGTCCCTGCTGTGAATTGGATCACCTATGTGGGACTGGGTATCTCCATGGGAAGTCTCACCTTATGCCTGATCATTGAGGCTCTGTTTTGGAAGCAGATCAAGAAGAGCCAAACTTCACACACACGTCATATTTGCATGGTGAACATAGCCCTGTCCCTCTTGATTGCAGATGTTTGGTTTATTGTTGCGGCCACTGTGGACACCACCATAAACCCTTCTAGAGTCTGCACAGCTGCAGTGTTCTTTAcacattttttctacctctctttGTTCTTCTGGATGCTCCTGCTTGGTCTCCTGCTGGCTTATAGAATCATCCTCGTGTTCCATCACATGGCCATGACTTTGATGATGGCTATTGGGTTCTGTGTGGGCTATGGGTGCCCTCTCATTATATCAGTCATCACCCTTGCAGTCACACAACCTAGCAATAACTACAAAAGCAAAGATGTGTGCTGGCTTAACTGGTCTGATGAGAGCAAACCTCTCTTGGCTTTTGTTGTCCCTGCATTGACTATTGTGGCTATGAATTTGGTTGTGGTGCTGTTAGTTCTCTCAAAGCTCTGGAGGCCAGCTATTGGAGAAAGACTGAATCAGGATGACAAGGCCACTTTCATCCGCATGGGGAAGAGCCTACTCATCTTGACCCCTTTGCTGGGGCTCACCTGGGGCTTCGGTATAGGAACAATGGTGGATGGCCGGAATCCAGCTTGGCATGTTCTTTTTGCATTACTGAATGCATTCCAG GGGTTTTTCATCTTCTGTTTTGGAATACTGTTGGATAGTAAG